The Microbacterium maritypicum genome contains a region encoding:
- the rpmC gene encoding 50S ribosomal protein L29 has protein sequence MAIGTKELAPAELDTFEDQRLVEELRKAKEELFNLRFQSATGQLESHGRIRAVKRDIARLYTVIRERELGIRATPAPVEAPAKKATKSKAKKADSADDAVKEEAE, from the coding sequence ATGGCGATCGGCACCAAGGAGCTCGCCCCGGCAGAGCTCGATACATTCGAAGACCAGCGCCTCGTTGAGGAGCTGCGCAAGGCCAAGGAGGAGCTGTTCAACCTCCGTTTCCAGTCGGCCACCGGCCAGCTGGAGAGCCACGGCCGCATCCGCGCCGTCAAGCGCGACATCGCGCGCCTCTACACCGTGATCCGCGAACGCGAGCTGGGCATCCGTGCGACGCCTGCTCCGGTCGAGGCTCCGGCCAAGAAGGCGACCAAGTCGAAGGCGAAGAAGGCGGACTCCGCCGACGACGCCGTGAAGGAAGAGGCTGAGTGA
- the rpsQ gene encoding 30S ribosomal protein S17, with product MATKKEATVETQAAGHESSEHDVRDAAARGYRKARRGYVVSDKMDKTIVVEVEDRVKHPLYGKVIRRTSKVKAHDEANSAGIGDLVLINETRPLSATKRWRLVEILEKAK from the coding sequence ATGGCCACCAAGAAGGAAGCGACTGTGGAGACGCAGGCCGCAGGACACGAGTCGTCCGAGCACGACGTCCGCGACGCCGCTGCCCGCGGTTACCGCAAGGCACGTCGCGGCTACGTCGTCAGCGACAAGATGGACAAGACCATCGTGGTCGAGGTCGAGGACCGCGTGAAGCACCCGCTTTACGGCAAGGTCATCCGCCGCACCTCGAAGGTCAAGGCGCACGATGAGGCGAACTCCGCCGGCATCGGCGACCTGGTCCTGATCAACGAGACCCGCCCGCTGAGCGCCACGAAGCGCTGGCGCCTGGTGGAGATTCTGGAGAAGGCCAAGTGA
- the rplN gene encoding 50S ribosomal protein L14, with translation MIQQESRLKVADNTGAKELLTIRVLGGSKRRYAGLGDTIVATVKDAIPGGNVKKGDVVKAVIVRTKKEVRRPDGSYIKFDENAAVILKNDGEPRGTRIFGPVGRELRDKKFMKIVSLAPEVI, from the coding sequence GTGATTCAGCAGGAATCCCGACTCAAGGTCGCCGACAACACCGGCGCCAAGGAGCTGCTCACCATCCGCGTTCTCGGTGGCTCGAAGCGTCGTTACGCGGGCCTCGGCGACACCATCGTCGCGACCGTCAAGGACGCGATCCCCGGTGGCAACGTGAAGAAGGGCGACGTCGTCAAGGCGGTCATCGTCCGCACCAAGAAGGAGGTCCGTCGTCCGGACGGCTCCTACATCAAGTTCGACGAGAACGCCGCAGTGATCCTGAAGAACGACGGGGAGCCCCGCGGCACCCGCATCTTCGGGCCGGTCGGTCGTGAGCTTCGCGACAAGAAGTTCATGAAGATCGTCTCGCTGGCGCCGGAGGTCATCTAA
- the rplX gene encoding 50S ribosomal protein L24, translating into MAKIKKGDLVQVITGATQERGGDRGKQGKVLDVLAEKNRVIVEGVNYVTKHTRVGQTQRGTKTGGIETVEASIHISNVALVDPSTKKPTKVGHRVEEQTKDGVKRTVRVRYAKKSGKDL; encoded by the coding sequence ATGGCGAAGATCAAGAAGGGTGACCTGGTTCAGGTCATCACCGGTGCCACGCAGGAGCGTGGCGGCGACCGCGGCAAGCAGGGCAAGGTCCTCGACGTCCTTGCTGAGAAGAACCGCGTCATCGTCGAAGGCGTGAACTACGTCACCAAGCACACCCGCGTCGGACAGACGCAGCGTGGCACCAAGACCGGAGGCATCGAGACCGTCGAAGCCTCCATCCACATCTCGAACGTCGCACTCGTCGACCCCTCGACCAAGAAGCCGACCAAGGTCGGCCACCGGGTCGAGGAGCAGACGAAGGACGGCGTGAAGCGCACCGTCCGCGTGCGCTACGCGAAGAAGAGCGGTAAGGACCTCTGA
- the rplE gene encoding 50S ribosomal protein L5: MASTDAAVAGKIQPRLKAKYNAEIKKAMQEEFGYANVMQIPGLVKVVVNTGVGEAARDSKVIDGAVEDLTKITGQKPIVTKARKSIAQFKLREGQAIGAHVTLRGDRAWEFVDRLVSLALPRIRDFRGLSAKQFDGNGNYTFGLQEQSVFHEIDQDKIDRVRGFDITVVTTAKTDDEGRALLRHLGFPFRSEDAQA, from the coding sequence ATGGCAAGCACCGACGCCGCGGTGGCTGGCAAGATCCAGCCCCGCCTGAAGGCGAAGTACAACGCCGAGATCAAGAAGGCGATGCAGGAAGAGTTCGGTTACGCGAACGTCATGCAGATCCCCGGACTGGTCAAGGTCGTCGTGAACACCGGTGTCGGCGAGGCAGCTCGCGACAGCAAGGTGATCGATGGCGCGGTCGAGGATCTCACCAAGATCACCGGCCAGAAGCCGATCGTCACGAAGGCTCGCAAGTCCATCGCGCAGTTCAAGCTGCGTGAGGGTCAGGCCATCGGCGCGCACGTCACCCTCCGTGGTGACCGCGCGTGGGAGTTCGTGGATCGCCTCGTCTCGCTCGCACTGCCCCGTATCCGCGACTTCCGCGGTCTCTCGGCCAAGCAGTTCGACGGCAACGGCAACTACACCTTCGGTCTCCAGGAGCAGAGCGTGTTCCACGAGATCGATCAGGACAAGATCGACCGGGTTCGCGGTTTCGACATCACCGTCGTCACGACCGCGAAGACGGATGACGAGGGTCGGGCACTGCTCCGCCACCTCGGCTTCCCGTTCCGCTCGGAAGACGCACAGGCGTAA
- the rpsH gene encoding 30S ribosomal protein S8: protein MTMTDPVADLLTRLRNANSAHHDSVTLPSSKLKTHIAQILQQEGYIAGWETSDARVGKNLTLTLKYGPNRERSIAGIKRVSKPGLRVYAKSTELPTVLGGLGVAILSTSSGLLTDRQAEQKGVGGEVLAYVW, encoded by the coding sequence ATGACAATGACAGACCCGGTCGCAGATCTGCTGACCCGTCTGCGCAACGCGAACTCGGCGCACCACGATTCTGTGACCCTGCCGTCGAGCAAGCTCAAGACGCACATCGCTCAGATCCTCCAGCAGGAGGGCTACATCGCCGGTTGGGAGACCTCTGACGCTCGCGTCGGGAAGAACCTCACGCTGACGCTGAAGTACGGCCCGAACCGCGAGCGCTCGATCGCTGGTATCAAGCGCGTCTCGAAGCCCGGCCTCCGCGTCTACGCGAAGTCCACCGAGCTTCCCACGGTCCTCGGCGGCCTTGGCGTGGCAATCCTGTCCACTTCCTCCGGTCTTCTCACCGACCGTCAGGCTGAGCAGAAGGGCGTGGGCGGAGAAGTTCTCGCCTACGTGTGGTAA
- the rplF gene encoding 50S ribosomal protein L6: MSRIGRLPIDVPAGVTVSVDGREVAVKGPKGELTLTVASPIEVAVEENQVLVSRPDDERESRSLHGLTRTLINNNIIGVTQGYTKGLEVVGTGYRVQQKGNSVEFALGFSHPVLIDPPAGITLTVEGTTKLTVSGIDKQAVGEAAANIRKIRKPEPYKGKGVRYAGENVRRKAGKSGK, encoded by the coding sequence ATGTCGCGTATCGGACGACTTCCCATCGACGTTCCTGCGGGCGTGACCGTTTCGGTCGACGGCCGTGAGGTCGCGGTGAAGGGCCCCAAGGGTGAACTCACCCTCACGGTGGCCAGCCCCATCGAGGTCGCGGTCGAGGAGAACCAGGTTCTGGTCTCCCGTCCCGACGACGAGCGCGAGTCGCGGTCGCTTCACGGCCTGACCCGCACGCTCATCAACAACAACATCATCGGCGTGACCCAGGGCTACACCAAGGGTCTCGAGGTCGTCGGCACCGGTTACCGCGTGCAGCAGAAGGGCAACTCGGTCGAGTTCGCTCTCGGCTTCTCGCACCCGGTCCTGATCGACCCGCCCGCCGGCATCACGCTCACGGTCGAGGGCACCACCAAGCTCACCGTCAGCGGGATCGACAAGCAGGCTGTCGGTGAGGCAGCTGCGAACATCCGCAAGATCCGCAAGCCCGAGCCGTACAAGGGCAAGGGTGTGCGCTACGCCGGCGAGAACGTGCGTCGCAAGGCCGGAAAGAGTGGTAAGTAA
- the rplR gene encoding 50S ribosomal protein L18 — translation MALKSKSDARARRHARLRKKVVGTEARPRLVVNRSARHVFVQLVDDSKGHTVASASTLETDLRSLEGDKTAKARKVGELLAERAKAAGVSEAVFDRGGNRYAGRVAAIADGAREGGLAL, via the coding sequence ATGGCTCTCAAGTCAAAGTCTGACGCCCGCGCGCGTCGTCACGCCCGCCTTCGCAAGAAGGTCGTCGGCACCGAGGCGCGTCCGCGTCTCGTCGTCAACCGCTCGGCCCGCCACGTCTTCGTGCAGCTGGTCGACGACAGCAAGGGTCACACCGTGGCGTCGGCATCGACGCTCGAGACCGACCTGCGTTCGCTCGAGGGTGACAAGACCGCCAAGGCCCGCAAGGTCGGCGAGCTCCTCGCCGAGCGTGCGAAGGCTGCCGGCGTTTCCGAGGCAGTGTTCGACCGTGGCGGCAACCGCTACGCCGGTCGTGTCGCCGCCATCGCCGACGGCGCCCGCGAGGGGGGTCTGGCACTGTGA
- the rpsE gene encoding 30S ribosomal protein S5, with the protein MTEAAAATSETAAGTTQAEPARDSRDGRRGGRDRNQGGGRDRNSRDRGDNQFLERVVTINRVSKVVKGGRRFSFTALVVVGDGNGLVGVGYGKAREVPLAISKGVEEAKRNFFRVPRVGSTIPHPVQGEAAAGVVLLRPAAAGTGVIAGGPVRAVLECAGIHDVLSKSLGSSNTINIVHATVTALKQLEEPRAVAARRGLEFDQVAPARLVRAEAEAIAAQKVGA; encoded by the coding sequence GTGACCGAAGCGGCTGCTGCCACTTCCGAGACGGCTGCCGGCACCACGCAGGCTGAGCCGGCTCGCGATTCGCGTGATGGCCGCCGCGGCGGTCGTGACCGCAACCAGGGTGGCGGTCGTGACCGCAACTCGCGTGACCGTGGCGACAACCAGTTCCTGGAGCGCGTCGTCACCATCAACCGCGTCTCGAAGGTCGTGAAGGGTGGTCGTCGCTTCAGCTTCACCGCCCTCGTGGTCGTCGGTGACGGCAACGGTCTGGTCGGTGTCGGCTACGGCAAGGCCCGCGAGGTCCCTCTGGCGATCTCGAAGGGTGTCGAAGAGGCCAAGCGCAACTTCTTCCGCGTGCCGCGCGTCGGCAGCACCATCCCGCACCCCGTGCAGGGTGAGGCCGCCGCTGGTGTGGTCCTGCTCCGTCCGGCCGCTGCCGGTACCGGTGTTATCGCCGGTGGTCCCGTCCGCGCCGTGCTCGAGTGCGCCGGAATCCACGACGTGCTGTCGAAGTCGCTCGGCTCGTCGAACACGATCAACATCGTGCACGCGACGGTCACCGCCCTGAAGCAGCTCGAGGAGCCTCGTGCGGTCGCCGCACGTCGTGGCCTCGAGTTCGACCAGGTCGCCCCTGCGCGTCTCGTGCGCGCCGAGGCCGAGGCCATCGCCGCACAGAAGGTAGGTGCCTGA
- the rpmD gene encoding 50S ribosomal protein L30 yields MAARLKVTQIKSKVSEKQNQRDTLRSLGLKRIGDTTVRPDDAQTRGYVKTVAHLVKVEEID; encoded by the coding sequence ATGGCCGCGCGACTGAAGGTCACGCAGATCAAGTCCAAGGTGAGCGAGAAGCAGAACCAGCGTGACACGCTGCGCAGCCTCGGTCTGAAGCGGATCGGTGACACCACCGTTCGCCCCGACGACGCGCAGACGCGCGGTTACGTCAAGACCGTCGCACACCTCGTCAAGGTTGAGGAGATCGACTAA
- the rplO gene encoding 50S ribosomal protein L15 yields the protein MAEKNEAVEAEKATKKAAAPKAAAEKKPAAKKAPAKTAAAAAKADGAAKKPAAKKATPAKDAPASRPGVLKVHHLRPVPGSNTAKTRVGRGEGSKGKTAGRGTKGTKARNTVRVGFEGGQMPLHMRTPKLRGFKNPFRVEYQVVNLEKLAELYPKGGDVTIGDLVAKGAVRKNEKVKVLGNGDIAVKLTVSVDKVSGSAEQKIVAAGGSVK from the coding sequence ATGGCTGAGAAGAACGAGGCCGTCGAGGCTGAGAAGGCCACGAAGAAGGCTGCAGCTCCCAAGGCTGCCGCGGAGAAGAAGCCGGCTGCGAAGAAGGCTCCGGCCAAGACCGCTGCCGCTGCCGCCAAGGCTGATGGCGCTGCCAAGAAGCCGGCTGCCAAGAAGGCAACGCCTGCGAAGGATGCTCCGGCATCCCGCCCCGGCGTGCTGAAGGTGCACCACCTGCGTCCTGTCCCCGGATCCAACACCGCTAAGACTCGCGTCGGCCGTGGTGAGGGCTCCAAGGGCAAGACCGCTGGTCGTGGAACCAAGGGCACCAAGGCGCGCAACACCGTTCGCGTCGGCTTCGAGGGTGGGCAGATGCCTCTGCACATGCGCACCCCGAAGCTGCGCGGGTTCAAGAACCCGTTCCGCGTGGAGTACCAGGTCGTGAACCTGGAGAAGCTCGCGGAGCTGTACCCGAAGGGTGGCGATGTCACCATCGGCGACCTGGTCGCCAAGGGTGCCGTTCGCAAGAACGAGAAGGTCAAGGTTCTCGGAAACGGCGACATCGCCGTGAAGCTCACCGTTTCGGTCGACAAGGTCTCGGGTTCTGCCGAGCAGAAGATCGTCGCGGCTGGCGGATCCGTCAAGTAA
- the secY gene encoding preprotein translocase subunit SecY, with product MFSAIARIFRTPDLRRKIGFTLAIVAIYRLGSNVPAPFVNFPNVEECLAANAGTDGLLGLVNLFSGGALLQLSIFALGVMPYITATIITQLLRVVIPHFEALHKEGQAGQARLTQYTRYLTIALALLQSTTLVTVARSGQLFGTTDLAACQQLLTNDVWWAQLLIIMAMTAGTGLIMWFAELVTERGIGNGMSLLIFTSIAATFPGAMWTIWESKGFEVFLLVLLVGIIVMGLVVFVEQSQRRIPVQYAKRMVGRRTYGGTNTYIPIKVNMAGVIPVIFASSLLYIPALIAQFNTPQDGSTPAAWVTWITTNFTTGNSPVYMAAYFLLIIGFTYFYVAITFNPVEVADNMKKYGGFIPGIRAGRPTAEYLDYVLTRITLPGSLYLGLIALIPLIALATVGANQNFPFGGASILIIVGVGLETVKQIDAQLQQRHYEGLLR from the coding sequence TTGTTTAGCGCCATCGCGCGGATCTTCCGCACCCCCGACCTGCGTCGGAAGATCGGTTTCACTCTCGCCATCGTTGCGATCTACCGGCTCGGTTCCAACGTGCCGGCGCCGTTCGTGAACTTCCCGAACGTCGAAGAGTGTCTCGCCGCCAACGCGGGCACAGATGGCCTGCTCGGACTGGTCAACCTCTTCTCCGGCGGCGCGCTGCTGCAGCTGTCGATCTTCGCGCTCGGCGTCATGCCGTACATCACCGCGACGATCATCACGCAGCTCCTGCGCGTGGTCATCCCGCACTTCGAGGCGCTGCACAAGGAAGGACAGGCCGGCCAGGCCCGTCTGACCCAGTACACGCGTTACCTCACCATCGCCCTCGCGCTGCTCCAGTCGACGACTCTCGTGACGGTGGCGCGCAGCGGCCAGCTCTTCGGCACGACCGATCTCGCGGCCTGCCAGCAGCTCCTCACGAACGACGTGTGGTGGGCACAGCTGCTCATCATCATGGCGATGACGGCCGGTACCGGTCTGATCATGTGGTTCGCCGAGCTCGTCACCGAGCGCGGCATCGGCAACGGCATGTCGCTGCTCATCTTCACCTCGATCGCCGCGACGTTCCCCGGCGCGATGTGGACGATCTGGGAGAGCAAGGGCTTCGAGGTCTTCCTGCTCGTTCTGCTGGTCGGAATCATCGTGATGGGGCTCGTCGTGTTCGTCGAGCAGTCCCAGCGACGCATCCCGGTGCAGTACGCCAAGCGCATGGTCGGTCGGCGCACCTACGGGGGCACGAACACCTACATCCCGATCAAGGTGAACATGGCGGGTGTGATCCCCGTGATCTTCGCCTCGTCGTTGCTGTACATCCCGGCACTCATCGCGCAGTTCAACACCCCGCAGGACGGATCGACTCCGGCCGCCTGGGTGACCTGGATCACGACGAACTTCACCACGGGCAACAGCCCGGTCTACATGGCCGCGTACTTCCTGCTGATCATCGGGTTCACGTACTTCTACGTGGCGATCACGTTCAACCCGGTCGAGGTCGCGGACAACATGAAGAAGTACGGCGGGTTCATCCCCGGCATCCGTGCGGGCCGCCCGACGGCCGAGTACCTCGACTACGTGCTCACCCGCATCACGCTTCCGGGCTCGCTGTACCTCGGTCTGATCGCGCTCATCCCGCTCATCGCTCTGGCCACCGTCGGCGCCAACCAGAACTTCCCGTTCGGTGGGGCGTCGATCCTCATCATCGTCGGTGTGGGTCTCGAGACGGTCAAGCAGATCGACGCGCAGCTGCAGCAGCGACACTACGAAGGGCTCCTCCGATGA